cgAGTGATTCGTCaatccagagaacgcgtctccactgctctagagtccagtggcgccgtgctttacaccactgcatcagacgctttgcattgcactcggtgatgtatggcttggatgcagctgctcggcaatggaaacccattccatgaagctctctacacactggtcttgagctaatctgaaggccacatgaagtttggaggtctgtagcaattgactctgcagaaagttggcgacctctgcgcactatgcgcctcagcatccactgaccccgctctgtcatgtTACagggcctaccacttggtggctgagttgctttcattcccaatcactcttactttgttataataccactgacagttgactgtggaatatttaggagccaggagatttcatgactggacttgttgcacaggtggcatcctatcacagtaccacgctggaattcactgagctcctgagagcgagccattctttcacaaatgtttgtagaaacagtctgcatgcctaggtgcttgattttatacacctgtggccatggaagtgattggaacacctgatttcaattatttggatgggtgagtgaatacttttggcaatatggtgTACCTTAACCAGTCtttagttgttttttctttactaGTGTGATATTTTATTTAGTATTTCAGAGGAGCATAACATGATTATGTTTGTGAAACATGCTACACAAAGATCCCGAATCACAAAAGGAAACCCATTTCTTAGGAATGATTACATTTgatgaaacttggatcttccaGTATGATCCTGAGTCAAGACAGCGGTCAATGCATTGAAAAACACCATTACCAGTGCACAGATGGTCTAGCGGCCTAcagcgctacccatgtacgcgggcagcccggtttcgaatctggcctgtggctctgcCGCATGGttctccctgctctctcccaTTTCTggctttatccactgtcctcctcctatcaaataaaagcacaaaaaaatctttgaaaaaaagaaaaacaccattACCACCAAGGATGAAGAATGCAGCACAAAGCAAGTGtaaattcaaggccatgttgatggttttctttgacattaaaggtgcagtgtgtaatatttagcctagtagcatttagctcaacaaacttggtaaaataaagcaaaacatttatAACATGGTCTAActtatctaaataagtgtttagtcatctaaattcaaaaatagctattttgaaaaaacaactcagaataaatcTTTAATTCATACATTGGAGGGGTTCCCTCCACGGAGGCCGCCATCtcggatttttacatgtttccatggtaacatagaggaaaaaaggataaataaagtttttgtattgtattgtattcacattacagatacacattaaattcaacctgcaatctagaacccacttctagatgttgatattcagttttacacactgcacctttaagggtATCCTGttggaggagtgggttccagaagggTTTATGGTGAATCGGCACTATTACAACCAGGTTGtagaaaaactgacagaaaaagtgaatgaatgaaagaataATTGAAAGAAATTTCTTTCGGTTCACTTGCAACAAATAAAGCAATTTACAAGATCAAAGTGAAATTTCTAAATTTCCAAGCTAACTGAAAGGGTGTAGGCAGAAGCTTATTTAAACCTACACCTCTTATTTTACAATAACATAACCATCACAGAAATAAGTGCATAGCAAGAACAATGCTGATGCAATAGTAGCTCGACACGAGGACTGCCACATTtttagcccatgtctaggactggtctgtgcgtagtggctctggatgcactgactccagcctcagtccacttcttgtgaagctcccccaattcttgaatggatttttcttgacaatcctctcgaggctgcagttatcccttatgctggtgcaccttttcctaccacacttgttccttccactcaacttgttatgaatatgcttggatacagcactgtGTCAAGAAGCAGTTTCTTTAGcagtgaccttttgtggcttacctccttgtggagggtgtcaatgactgtcttctggacatctgtcaagtctgcagtcttccccatgattgtgtagcctactgacccagactgagagagcatttaaaggctcaggaaacctttgcaggtgtttggagttcattagctgattagagtgtgacaccatgactttcaaatattgaactttttcacaatattcttattttctgagacactgaattttggttttccttatctgtaagccataatcatcaacatttcaagaaataaaagcttgaaatatttcactctgtgtgtaatgactCTTTATAATACATGGGCTTACCTtgtgaaatgagtgacaaaaaatattgaactttttatgatattctaatctgagacactgaattcgGGGTTTTCATCAGCTGTAAGCCATGATCATCgaaattaaaggaaataaactttATCCATCTGCGTGTAATGAATCTATGAAATATGTATTTCATTTTTGGAATGGAATTACTGAGATAAATCAAATTTTTGATTATATTGTGGCAATGCATGATGGCAATTGGCTCTGAGTCAAAACCAATGAGTGTAATAAGACTTTATGCAGTGAGCATAGATAACTAAAGACACATACAGACAGCCTAGTCTGCAGCAATGACCCCCttactcatggtgtcacacttggTAAAACATTTTATGCTAAACACATGAACTAATAACCAAACCATGCAGAATTAtcaactttgcaatgaaacatgaacattatggAGCAGTAGAAGAACAGATTCTTTAGCACAAAGCaatcccagaagtccctgctccaggtgactgcttcctggaTGGCCATAATAATCTAGTTTATTGAGATGCTCTGTACCTTCAAATTCCCTCAAGAGCTTTTGGAAAACTTTTACCACACTGACTTTCGTCAAAGAGAAAGGAGACTCTACAGAGAGAAAGTCTGAGGCTGCCTCCCCAGGAGGGAAGATCAGGGAGGATGAAGATAAGGCAGGGTTATGACTGAGAGTACAGGTAGTCAGCTCTCAGATGAGCAGACTCCTCTGTCCTAAGTGATGGAGAATCTGGAAACTGAATTATGCTTTCCACAACTGCTCAACACCTCCTGCAGGAGGACAAAACGCCAAACTCACTCTGAGACCATGTTTGCTTATTTCCTGCTGTCCTCCATCTCACTGCTTACTATCTGTCTGAACCTGCTGGTCATCATCTCCATCTCTCACTTCAAGTACAGAAACATCATTCTGATTATGTCAACTGTTTGGTTGTTAcaggatgtttttattgatctgaTATATTCTATTATAACCAGTGATGTTCTTCATGCTCTTTCTACTTTCACCTCACTGACagcaaagaaaatgtgtttcctttttcctctgCAGGAAGCTCCAAACTCCGACctgcctcttcctcctctctctggctGTAGCAGATTTATGTGTGGGCTTCCTCATGTTCTTCCAGCTCATGCTCATAGAGGGCTGCTGGTTATTTGGTGACTTTGTTTGTGCTCTTTATCAGTATTTATCTTTAATCATCACTAATGTttcaacagggactgtaatgttTATTTCTTATGATCGCTATGTGGCCATTTGCCAGCCTTTACAATACTCCTCAAAACTGACACCAAAGAGAGTTCAGTTCTATATTTATCTCTATTGGATATTCTCTACCATCTTCCAAAGTCTGAAAAATATGGAAAACCTCCAGAACCCAGGCAGGCATCATGCTTGTGTTGGAGAGTGTTTATTTTCTGGTGATGACATCAGTGCCATTGCAGATCTAATTTGCACCTTTCTTCTCCCTATCTCTGTTATTGTTGTTCTGTACATGAGGGTATTTGTGGTGGTTTTATCTCAGGCTCAGGCCATGCGCTCTCATATCAGTATCACTGTGAAACTCCAGCAGTCTAGAGTCCAAACTGTtagaaaaagtgaaatgaaagcAGCCAGGGCTCTTGGTGGTGTTGTAGTCGTCTTCTTGTTGTGTACCATCCCTGGTTTTTGTCTCTTACTCTCAGGTAAAGATATCCTGTTTAATGCTTCACATTCTGCTTTTGttatatgtttgttttattttaactcctgTCTGAACCCTttgatttatgcatttttctaTCCCTGGTTTAGGAAGTCAGTCAAACTCATCGTATCTCTGAAGATACTGCAGCCTGACTCCTGTGATGCCAACATACTGTAAACTGAGCCCAAAATCAGACCCTCACTCCACTGTAGTTATCACCCATCTGTCTCTCTTCA
This region of Cheilinus undulatus linkage group 2, ASM1832078v1, whole genome shotgun sequence genomic DNA includes:
- the LOC121518373 gene encoding trace amine-associated receptor 13c-like; this translates as MENLETELCFPQLLNTSCRRTKRQTHSETMFAYFLLSSISLLTICLNLLVIISISHFKKLQTPTCLFLLSLAVADLCVGFLMFFQLMLIEGCWLFGDFVCALYQYLSLIITNVSTGTVMFISYDRYVAICQPLQYSSKLTPKRVQFYIYLYWIFSTIFQSLKNMENLQNPGRHHACVGECLFSGDDISAIADLICTFLLPISVIVVLYMRVFVVVLSQAQAMRSHISITVKLQQSRVQTVRKSEMKAARALGGVVVVFLLCTIPGFCLLLSGKDILFNASHSAFVICLFYFNSCLNPLIYAFFYPWFRKSVKLIVSLKILQPDSCDANIL